The genomic segment TAATGACAGCAAGAACAACAAGTTTCTTTGCCAAAAGAGGCCTAACCaaccttttctctctccttagctttttaagatgattttctttcttttctttcaaagcaatgaactaaaaaataaataaaataaacttttgaatcacaataaaaaattattataaatttgatgCCAAACATGTAATTTCTCCATATTTTACTTTTCAtcactcattcttttaattttgtgttatGATGATAAATTGGAGCCTAGTTCTATTTAATTAGGCTATTAAAGGGTTAaactaaaagggaaaaaaagtttaaaattgaaaaaaaattcaggtggTTATTAGCATGtcatttagtttatttgttaatatataCCACTAACTTTTCTCTTTGTGTCTTATTATAACCCGCACTTAtggttttaatatttctttcatggtcttccttgttctttgataaaattatgaaaaaattcagGATGGATATGAGCTTGTTATGGTTGCCTATGAGGCTGGTGACTAATTTGTAAAACAAGTCTTTTATCAGAATAAAAGATTTTACAATACTTAAGTTATTAATGTAGAAGGGGTGGAATCtgtgtttaaaaataaagtgtGTGGAGAAAGAATGTTTAGAGTAAAGAGAGTAATGTATAATGTAGGCTTAAGAGAGTCTCATTTCTTCCCTAGTGACCTATGATATTTATAGACACCAAAGGTCGCATAAGCTTACTTTATGGAGAAGGAAAATTATTGGGAATATCTGATTTCTTATATAGTTATGTCATTGGTTAGTGTGCCATATTTTTCATTGGTTGATTGATTTGTGCTTGAGAGAAAGATATTGGTGAAAATGATGTCCAAACTAGGAAAGTCGATGCAAAGTTAGGCTTAGATATAGTCATTGTTGGAAAGAGTGGTCAGGCTAGAAAAATTAGTGCAAAGTTAGGCTTGGAAATGACTATTGATGGAAAGTTTAACTTGAGAAAAGTTGTTTATTGGTGAGAAAGGGTGGTCTAGGTGTAGGGTTTAGTTGGGACATGATTGAATAGGGTTTAGTTAGGTTTGGATTTTCTCATATCCTTCTTTATTTCCTATATTTGGTTGGGTTTGGCTATAAGAGACTCTAATTAGGCTTGAGAGGGTTAAGTTGGTCTAACctttcctcttttctctttttattctctACCTTTAATTGGGTTTAAGTTAATGGTTGGTTAGGCCTAGTCTAGAGAGGATTAGGTTGAGTTTGGCTTGGAGAgtaatcaatttatattaagtGTATGGTATAGGTTGGGTTAAGTTTAGTCAAAGATTGGGTTGTTCGACccacttctttttcttcttttttcccttctcttcttatttttaCCAAAGATTTGATTGGTTGAATAGATGTTATGTGGCTTGATTAAACATTAGGTTAATTGACCAGCTTTTGATTTAGGTAGGTTTGGTTAAGGACCAAATAATGAGTTGTTTGATCGAATGTTAGGTTGGTTAAACCAAAGgtgaagttgatttttttaggtgcCTCATCATTctttaaataattgataaataaattaaaatgatgttgtgATAAATTACATGATATTTAAGTTAAACATTATACTTGCTTCTCTTGTCTTCTCTTTTCAATTCAATGAGTGATCTTTGATATGTTGTTCAATTATATCCAAATTGTTTGTAATTATTGCATTTGACAATCCTGACCTCCTTGCTTGATTTAGACCTATATGACCCTCTCCTtactttcaaatcttattttttctatatttatcatAAGcgtctttaaaataaaagattagacATTCATAAAATCATCGTCGACATCTTCCATTGTATCTAAGTTGGAGATAAGGTGtattaaactacaaaaaaaaaagctaaaagccATTAGTAAAGCATTTTGGCTTGTAAGGTAAACATTGTGGTTTCacataatgttttgtttttttattctttttttttcttctatcattcatttttcctctctcaatttcatcctttaatttgtgttttttgagatttgaaattgataatttgttttgattctctttttatatacttatcacagtcttgaaaatattttagtattgGGTTAGCGAtcgattttacaaaaaaaaaaatcaaatttattgtttgtaagaaattgaaaataagagAACAAAATTGgaacaaataaataatggtAGGCCTTTAGTTCTTAAGAAAAATTAGTTCtggtcctttttcttttctttttttcttttttaccttttattcatcaaattctgctcttttcattttgatccttcaATGTTTTGTTATTTAGAGTTTAGGGTTGATAGTTTGTTTCAATCTACTTCTTACATGATTAcctcaatctaaaaaaaacttcacatcATAGGGTTAGTGTTCATTTTATGAAAAAGAGTCCAATTTTTTTGTAtggaaaaaactcaaaaaataaaatttagctaactaaaattaaaacaaagagaaaTTATAAGgcctatataatttttttgtcttttcgcCTCATTTTGCCTTTgggattttgtaaaatttattttttgactcatttattttgtaaattaaatagttttatccaaaactttattttgtttacatttTAGTTCACGAGTtcaagagaaaagaaataaagactCAACAAATTATAgtgaaggaaagagaaaatggATGAATGCCACTTTTAGCAATGAAATTCgtcatttttttgttgcaatgagttttatttgatgagGAGAATTCCATTTAAATCTTAtgttgttggaaaaaaaataggtcTAGCCTCAAGAATGTTTTTGGActagagttgatttttttagtttttaacatattaaatgcTAATTCAATACTAGAAAtgggttttttaaaagattCATGTGTTGCTTTCTTAGGGTGTttttggtagaaaaaaaaatgtaaaaataggATTTTTACACTAAGGAGTCAGCTGTCCGACTTTCTCGCCATCATAGATGGTCGGGTATAAAACATCAGGCGACATATCACTAGCTGTGTCgcctactcttttttttttttaaaaaaagggcaTATAAAATGTCATTCacctcttaaaaaaacaaaaggcctAGACACATGGGCAACCCCAGGCTAGcgcttcaactttttttaaggCCTTAACGTGTTGTGCCAACTTGGCGCATGTACctggctttttatttttaatttcaacatttattgttgggtttttatttatttttcttacttatttttctttctaattgcATCCTCcaaaatttagttatttttgaattgggcttcatgatttgtttggtttgctttttgtATGTTTATCACggtctcaaataaatatcatgACACTTGGTCGGtgctcaattttataaatttctattttttatcatataattaaaaaaaatttattaaatcagtGAAGTCCATGACCTGGACCACgattttgatgggttaacttgTGTTGAtcgtaaactgagtttcataatttattttgattttctttacaTGAGGTTATTGTAGTCTTAGATAAACATCCTAATATTGGATTGGTGTTTTATTTTGTGAGCATATTGATTTATTGTAGTTATGGTTTTAAAAGGTAGGTTTAAGAATTTTCttacttgtttcttcacaaaacctataTACTGACATAATTTATGGGTTGTCTTAAAAAACTCATATCCCTCTCTTATGAGCTCCTTTTCTGCTTATATTTGGTAAGTTGATAGGTCTTTGagttaggaatccaaaaaaattgagtttacatcaaATGAACTTCTCtaacttaaaatatttaagttggAATGACTAAAGGTCAAAACTAGTAGAATACGAGACTTGTCtttgaaaattatgatttatatgatatttttttcttgccatATGTATATAAATGTATAGATGTTGGCTTTCTAATTCCATTAGAATCACTTCATTGTGACCTTTATAACTCAAGTTCTGCATAAAAAAATCGATCAAAAGTCAAATCACCAATATTTGATATGGGTTGGaacattatttgaattttatctccaaattattccttttttaatcttacatccaaaattaccttcaaaacataaaacaaaaaatatcaaggcatcttatatataaaacatgggcaaaatactaggtaaatgtgagtaaaactatcgaataatatagtTGCGTCAAATAGTGTGATGCAAGTTATTTTACTTTGAATACCACTCATATCCATCATTTCTACCGAGATGAGTTAGACGTATAACAATTTCTTCAGGTatgagttataattttttttatttggactttaattttttctagttttgaattattttctaatatatttctttCATGTCTTAATAGGTTATATGAACACAATATACTAAGAGTTTGATATTATCGACTGAACTTGTATGCTAGGGGGAGATGACTCGTGGTTAGCAAAGGTTTTGCTACATTGTTTTAACATAATTAAGATGCATTGCCTTGATTTGGTAATATAATAGTTTAACCTATCTCAACATATCCTAGAGTATATTGATACCGGTGAGGAGTTACATACTATCAACTGTCAATGTAAGTggaaaataattgattgatgatTTATACAAATTATCCAGATCTTTAAGGTGTCAAGAGAAATTGAATATTTGTAGACTAACAATCGATAATTGATTTAGATACTTACATGAGATGATATTTGCAAATAACACACTGAGTTATTGCACCAACATGGTTGTGTTTCCCAATGCATTTATATAATCCAATGCATTATGAGCCCTTATATTCTAGACATAATCGATTGagatgtaatatttattttatataacatttattaaatattgttaatgttattataaATGATTGATGAgtgctaattatttttaaattttttaattagattcatTACTTATTACGGGAAGTTTGAAGAGTAATAACAACTATTTATGGAGACATCGATGAGATGATATGTACCTTAAtcaacaatatatttaatttgtattgtggTGGACTTTAGGAGATAGGAGAGGTTGAGAATCTaagaataattttgaaaatatattaaaaattatttttaatattactacATTAagatgattaaaattttttttttaaaaaataaaaataataaaacaatagttCAGCCGCAATTCAAGACAGGAGCTGAACAAGGATATACGTAAAGTGATATGATTTTCTTCCTTTCATGACTAGAAGTTACCATGAGTGCATTacggtaaaaaaagaaaaagaaaacgtgCTCTGCTTGTACCTGCCAGCTCACTCCATCTCGACAAATCCTACCTATTggtggaaaggaaaaaaaagaagaaaggaaaagaaaaggatccaCAGAATGAGTCACAAGTGGCAGATTAGACTTGCCTTGTCCattaagataaagaaaaatgcAACTCAGACTTGTTTCTGCATGCACACGCCTCTCAACTCATTCCTTCTTTCCTTTTACAGTTACAGATGTGGATTCTCTTCGCTTATCTTCCCTCCTCCAGGATGCCTCcacttatttattaatttgctcttttttttaatcctattttTAAGAGTTCttaaattccttttattttacttatttcttttcatggttttagatttatttaatataccacgattttacaaaataaaaaatattattttaatatatttctaaataatttttatttaattttatttttaaatattttaatataataacttgaaaaataaatctagaaaacgttattttaatatattattaaataaaaaatgttttaaaaagtaAGTTCTCCACCAATTCCTAGCTTGCTATTAAGTTAAACCCCCAGCAGCGATGACCGCCAAATCACACTTTTCTCTGCTTCTGAAACTACATCACCTCCCTCCGGTAGCCACACTCCGACGACTCTGCTTTTGGCTAGGTAAAGTTCAGTtgcagataaaaaaataaaataaagaatgggATGTAACCAATCGAAGATAGAGAATGAAGAAGCAGTATCAAGATGCAAAGATCGAAGGCACTTCATGAAAGAAGCTGTCTCCAACCGCAACGCGTTCGCCGCCGCGCACTCTTCCTACGCCATGTCCTTAAGGAACACCGGCGCCGCCCTCAACGACTATGCCCAGGGCGAAATCCACCCCCTCTCCTCCGCCGCCACTTCcgcacctcctcctcctcctccttcctcTGTCCTTCCTCCGCCGCCCCCCAATAACATGGATTTCCAGACTTTACAGCGGTCGACGAGCATGCCAGAGATGAAGATTCAGAAACCGGAGATGAATAAGCCGGTGGAGACGATACACGAAGAGGAAGAGATGGAATATGAAGCTCATGATAATGAGAGGTTAGTGAGAAAGAGAAGTAGTACTGGTAGTAACAGAGGCAGTACTGGTAGTAACAGAGGAAGTTCTGTGCAAGAAAACCACCATCAACAGCAACAGCCCCAAGATTACCATTGGGATTATTTCTTTCCACCCATGGATAGCATTCCGGGACCGACTTTGGTGGGACCGCCAGAGATGGAGGAAGAGGTGAGGATAAATAAAGAGCAGGTGCAGAGGAAAGTGTATGAGGAAAAGGTGGATCCGCCACCGATGGTGGTGGAGGAGAAGATGGAGAAGGCCATGGAGGTTCCCGTTCCGGTTCCGGTTCCAGTGCCGGAGATGAGTGTGGGAAGGAAGATGGGAGGAGGGGAAGGAGGGAGGAGGTTTGTGAAAGGGATGAACTTTATGGAGATATTTGTGGAACTTGATGATCATTTTTTGAAGGCATCTGAGAGTGCCCATGAAGTTTCTAAGTTGCTAGAGGCCACGCGATTGTATTATCACTCAAATTTTGCGGACAATAGAGGTAATCGGACCTTGTTTGTTTCtgtgtgttttcttttctactGTTCATTCATTGTTTCATAATTCTGattgattttcatttcttgaattgtttattttgatgtaattgCTTATCCCAATATCTATCCGCAGTGATGGTtttttagaaaatgtttttgtaGTTGGATACTTTAGCAATGGGATGGTTCCATTATGTCCTGTCATTTTAAATAATCCTGTCCTGTATGTTATAGGACATATTGATCACTCTGCAAGAGTAATGCGTGTTATTACATGGAATCGATCATTTAGAGGAGTTCCTGGTCTTGATGATGGGAAGGATGATTTCGACATAGAAGAGTATGAAACTCATGCAACAGTACTGGATAAGATGCTGGCATGGGAAAAGAAGCTTTTCGATGAAGTGAAGGTATGGTGCAATGTTtacattcttttcattttacatGAGACGGCTAATTGTGTGTTTCGGCCTGCCTGTCTTCTATTCAAATTCTTGAATTGGCCAATGATACATGGTACTTCCTTCTGGTATTTTCGTATTTGGTTGCTTATGTTTAGCCCatagaaatatttaaatcatttgtTATTGTGCATGCATAGCCTTATTGAATCTGGATTACCTTCTTATGAAGCTTAGTTAATCTCAATAGAATGGTGAAATTGTTTGTTGTTTGGTCAACTGTGTTACGTTTGCAGAATTAACATCTTTAAATTTCTGCTTTATAATATGTAGCACTTTGTAACTGTCATCAATGATGAAGTTGATGATAGCTTGGGGTTTTTTTACCTCGCCGTCAAATTAAGAAATCTGCTATCTATAATTTCTCAGAATCTCTATCTGAAGCAATGTTTTGTTGTTTCAAAAACTATAGTTTTCTAAGAAGTGAAaactgattgttttttctttttgtggacTACCAATCTGCAGCTACTTCGTACTATGCTGTAGATCTAGGATCCCAACAAATTTGTCTGCCAACAACAGTAATTAATTGATACAATCATGCAATTTTTCCTTTATCATATGTTTGGCATTTGTCTGCCTACTTGTTTTGACCCTATTTATGTCGACTGGAAGAAACACACTGGTGGTTAACTTCCATTGCCACATGAAACTGCATTTAGTTGCTATGAATTGAAAACTTattgtcaaaattaattaaagcttAAAATCATTAGTTTTCTAGAGATGAGAGTTTTCCTGGAGGGGTTTGGCTAAGCTCGtttagttttctgtttttttgtcCTTCAATGGTTTAGGAGATGAATCTGACATCATGTTTCGCTGCGGCTTGATAGGCAGGTGAATTGATGAAGTACGAGTATCAAAGGAAAGTTAATTCGTTGAATAAGCAGAAGACAAGAGGTACAAACACTGAATCACTAGAGAAATTAAAGGCTACTGTAAGTCATCTGCATACAAGATACATTGTAGACATGCAATCAATGGATTCAACAGTTTCAGAGATAAACCAATTACGTGATGAACAATTATATCCCAAACTTGTTGAGCTTGTTGACGGGTAAGTTTCTCTTTGGATTAGtggaaaa from the Populus nigra chromosome 1, ddPopNigr1.1, whole genome shotgun sequence genome contains:
- the LOC133673675 gene encoding protein ALTERED PHOSPHATE STARVATION RESPONSE 1-like, which codes for MGCNQSKIENEEAVSRCKDRRHFMKEAVSNRNAFAAAHSSYAMSLRNTGAALNDYAQGEIHPLSSAATSAPPPPPPSSVLPPPPPNNMDFQTLQRSTSMPEMKIQKPEMNKPVETIHEEEEMEYEAHDNERLVRKRSSTGSNRGSTGSNRGSSVQENHHQQQQPQDYHWDYFFPPMDSIPGPTLVGPPEMEEEVRINKEQVQRKVYEEKVDPPPMVVEEKMEKAMEVPVPVPVPVPEMSVGRKMGGGEGGRRFVKGMNFMEIFVELDDHFLKASESAHEVSKLLEATRLYYHSNFADNRGHIDHSARVMRVITWNRSFRGVPGLDDGKDDFDIEEYETHATVLDKMLAWEKKLFDEVKAGELMKYEYQRKVNSLNKQKTRGTNTESLEKLKATVSHLHTRYIVDMQSMDSTVSEINQLRDEQLYPKLVELVDGMATMWDTMRYHHEAQSTIVNALRALDISQSPKETSEHHHDRTFQLLVVVQGWQSQFCKLIDNQKGYIRALNSWLKLNLIPIESSLKEKVSSPPRVQNPPIQSLLIAWHDFLDKLPDEVARTAINNFASVIHTILQHQEEEMKLKEKCEETRKELFQKTRKFEDWYHKYMQQKMPAEFDPELTEDKSDNDAIADRQFAVDAVKKRLEEEEEAYKKQRLQVREKSLASLKTRLPELFRAMFDIAQACSEMYRNLRLISQRRNAG